In Paenibacillus guangzhouensis, a single window of DNA contains:
- a CDS encoding amidase domain-containing protein codes for MLKYRFQKGLIVVLLVCISFAIERGKVAANSGEEHNVASFLNELYALRANLLIHQDQVQIKQHYVSGHKTSDYALRQEFKRAEYLQAWAEKRGIRFIDAKSNIRIVRVKFEGDLARISLVQSLKLSYAYAQSNAPAQSFGIGTRHALTLKKGSHGWLLYKEWYLDPLEENPNLISVTSDGAKLPFVPNHHPDMPSGNKYNRKRAIAYANKYAGIAWGAGNRHRYNRSYKDYTGNGGDCTNFASQVIGDPKEGGGLPMTREWRYHFGKEGSESWIRTDSFHQFLIRSGYGKMIARGAFRDIVRPTAKFPHGAVSKLLPGDLIAFVMHGDVDHFSVVVGFDHQGYPLVNSHTADRYRAPFDLGWDKYTEYLLIHIQD; via the coding sequence GTGTTAAAGTATAGATTCCAAAAAGGGTTGATCGTTGTCCTTCTTGTTTGTATTTCTTTTGCCATAGAACGTGGCAAGGTGGCAGCAAATTCCGGCGAAGAACATAACGTGGCTTCTTTTCTAAATGAACTGTACGCTCTTCGAGCCAATTTACTTATACATCAGGATCAGGTTCAAATCAAACAACACTATGTATCTGGACATAAAACCAGCGATTATGCATTGCGTCAAGAATTCAAGCGAGCGGAATACCTCCAAGCTTGGGCAGAGAAAAGAGGCATACGATTCATTGATGCTAAGTCGAATATCCGCATCGTCCGGGTTAAATTCGAGGGAGATCTGGCCAGAATATCACTCGTTCAATCCTTGAAGCTTAGTTATGCGTATGCGCAATCTAATGCTCCTGCACAATCTTTTGGCATAGGGACAAGGCATGCGTTGACCTTAAAGAAAGGGAGTCATGGATGGTTATTGTATAAGGAGTGGTACTTGGACCCACTTGAAGAAAATCCTAACCTGATCTCCGTCACCTCAGATGGTGCCAAGCTTCCGTTTGTTCCTAATCATCATCCGGACATGCCGTCAGGCAACAAATACAATCGCAAACGCGCCATTGCTTATGCCAACAAATACGCAGGAATCGCATGGGGAGCAGGCAATCGTCATCGTTATAACAGAAGCTATAAGGATTATACCGGGAATGGCGGAGACTGTACGAATTTTGCTTCGCAGGTGATCGGCGATCCGAAGGAAGGCGGCGGGCTCCCCATGACGAGAGAATGGCGATATCATTTTGGCAAAGAAGGGAGTGAATCTTGGATTCGAACGGATTCATTCCATCAGTTTCTGATTCGATCTGGGTATGGGAAAATGATTGCCAGAGGCGCATTTCGTGACATCGTGAGACCAACGGCAAAATTCCCTCATGGAGCCGTATCGAAGCTGTTGCCTGGCGATTTAATCGCATTCGTCATGCATGGGGATGTGGATCATTTCTCTGTTGTGGTTGGATTCGATCATCAAGGTTATCCGCTTGTCAATTCGCATACAGCTGATCGTTATCGCGCGCCTTTTGATCTAGGCTGGGATAAATATACCGAATACCTTCTGATACACATTCAGGATTAA
- a CDS encoding oligosaccharide flippase family protein — protein sequence MPLLLKQLAIRTGSIFIVKIMGLIGRVSLIRFVGAEGVGLYQIAYSYYGLALMVIVGGFPTVLAMLTAKDPEQGWFWFRRISLLLIGLGGVVSYVTFLLSPQIAELLGNPNLHFAIRCIAPALFVVPLLSLLRGYLQGLECYSVIAFSELIEQAVRMGALVVIVMLWLPQGVQIAVGGGILGTFLAALVSFLLLIFAIRFIQLGRLDKVHPRQRHTDQNPKSMFTWILHTSLIISFTRLLVPLSDCIDAIIIPNRLQAAGLTASEATSIFGIITGMAMLVVYMPTIVTAALSHTLTMKIVSDWKEGREVKFYERTRCALELGWVWGCTAGLFIFTYSKYISWYIFGTYEASEPMRYLAAVPLLVGLRELTTSMLWAQERKKVPLLGLLAGICVAIPIQYVLVAIPGFRYAGPAIGILSLELVTVSWNIGALKLSRVGIRLKPLIVDLILLVMLMTAVSIGMNATMMDHAPLPLQLTLGITLYIGGAGLYIFWRSRPMNDVLFQSK from the coding sequence ATGCCGCTGCTGTTGAAACAACTGGCAATACGGACCGGTTCTATATTTATTGTAAAAATCATGGGGTTAATCGGGCGGGTATCTTTAATCAGGTTCGTTGGTGCTGAAGGCGTTGGGCTCTATCAAATTGCATATTCTTATTATGGCCTAGCATTGATGGTGATTGTTGGCGGTTTCCCAACGGTGCTGGCCATGCTTACCGCGAAGGATCCTGAACAGGGATGGTTCTGGTTCAGAAGAATTTCCTTATTATTAATAGGTCTGGGTGGGGTCGTTAGTTATGTTACGTTCTTGTTATCTCCCCAAATTGCCGAGCTTCTTGGCAATCCGAATCTCCATTTTGCAATACGCTGCATTGCACCTGCGCTTTTTGTTGTTCCTTTGCTAAGCTTACTCAGGGGATATTTGCAAGGGTTAGAGTGCTACAGCGTCATTGCATTCTCTGAGCTCATCGAACAAGCCGTCCGAATGGGTGCCTTGGTTGTTATTGTTATGTTATGGCTTCCTCAAGGAGTCCAAATTGCCGTTGGGGGCGGTATCTTAGGTACATTCTTAGCAGCCTTGGTTTCATTCTTACTATTAATATTTGCTATTAGGTTTATCCAGCTAGGCCGTCTAGACAAGGTACATCCACGTCAACGACATACCGATCAGAATCCGAAATCCATGTTCACTTGGATACTTCATACATCGCTTATCATTTCATTCACGAGGCTTCTGGTTCCACTGTCTGACTGTATTGATGCCATTATCATCCCGAATCGTCTGCAAGCAGCGGGTCTTACAGCATCGGAAGCAACATCGATCTTCGGAATCATTACGGGGATGGCCATGCTTGTAGTCTATATGCCAACGATCGTGACAGCGGCATTATCCCATACCCTTACGATGAAGATTGTCAGCGACTGGAAAGAAGGGCGGGAAGTGAAATTTTATGAACGAACACGTTGTGCGCTTGAGCTCGGATGGGTGTGGGGGTGTACAGCAGGTTTATTCATTTTCACTTATAGTAAGTACATTTCATGGTATATCTTCGGTACATATGAAGCGTCGGAGCCTATGCGATACCTGGCAGCCGTACCGCTCCTTGTCGGATTACGAGAATTAACGACGAGCATGTTATGGGCACAGGAACGCAAAAAGGTTCCTCTTCTTGGCCTCCTAGCAGGAATTTGCGTAGCGATCCCCATTCAGTATGTTCTGGTAGCCATACCGGGGTTCCGTTATGCTGGACCTGCCATAGGGATTCTGAGTTTGGAACTTGTTACCGTGAGTTGGAATATTGGGGCGCTGAAATTGAGCAGGGTGGGTATACGATTGAAGCCTTTGATCGTCGATTTGATCCTCTTGGTCATGCTCATGACAGCCGTATCTATAGGGATGAATGCAACAATGATGGATCATGCACCCCTTCCGCTTCAACTAACGCTAGGTATAACGCTGTATATCGGAGGAGCAGGACTCTACATTTTTTGGCGTTCTCGGCCGATGAATGACGTTCTTTTTCAATCGAAATGA